The Nocardioides sp. S5 genome includes a window with the following:
- a CDS encoding ATP-binding protein, whose translation MNGAAGPGPAVAGPTHAWAEQSLDALTSLPDVRRAGIALPEGGGRRLNFTSAEHSGQRPVTWCQVDAYDDVPLNTAVRNGTAVVGSLEQLEDSHPDFVERQRGTETLALAAVPLVADGHTLGAFVLFYRRPPEFADAAVRDLADLGARLGETLRSTRATHTDDPDARMRTPPTGARVALFAVASDPAAVGPARHELSATLSGWNVDRGIAETAALCMSELVTNAVVHADSGCHVQVTWGAGTLTVEVRNPGNPPDLPEPDLSDPFQVHGRGLQLVDALASQWGSDRDPDGFSAWFTLES comes from the coding sequence ATGAACGGTGCAGCCGGACCCGGACCGGCGGTTGCAGGACCCACCCACGCGTGGGCTGAACAGTCGCTGGACGCACTCACCTCGCTCCCCGACGTGCGTCGCGCCGGGATCGCCCTGCCGGAGGGCGGCGGGCGACGGCTGAACTTCACCTCCGCCGAGCACTCCGGACAACGTCCCGTGACCTGGTGCCAGGTGGATGCCTACGACGACGTGCCCCTCAACACCGCCGTACGCAACGGCACTGCCGTCGTGGGCAGCCTCGAACAGCTCGAGGACAGCCATCCCGATTTCGTCGAGCGCCAGCGCGGGACGGAGACGCTGGCGCTCGCGGCCGTGCCGCTCGTCGCAGACGGTCACACCCTCGGCGCCTTCGTCCTCTTCTACCGCCGACCTCCCGAGTTCGCGGACGCAGCCGTACGTGATCTGGCGGACCTGGGCGCCCGCCTCGGCGAGACCCTCCGCAGCACGCGGGCCACCCACACCGACGACCCGGACGCGCGGATGCGTACGCCTCCAACGGGCGCCCGCGTCGCGTTGTTCGCGGTCGCGAGCGACCCCGCAGCAGTCGGTCCGGCGCGTCACGAGCTCAGCGCCACGCTCTCCGGCTGGAACGTCGACCGAGGCATCGCGGAGACCGCCGCCCTGTGCATGTCCGAGCTGGTCACGAACGCCGTGGTCCATGCCGACTCCGGGTGCCACGTCCAGGTCACGTGGGGCGCCGGCACGCTCACGGTGGAGGTCCGCAACCCCGGGAATCCTCCGGACCTGCCCGAGCCGGACCTGAGTGACCCCTTCCAGGTCCACGGTCGCGGACTACAGCTGGTGGACGCCCTTGCGAGCCAGTGGGGGTCCGATCGCGACCCCGACGGCTTCAGTGCATGGTTCACGTTGGAGTCCTGA
- a CDS encoding SpoIIE family protein phosphatase, translating to MIGPDGPTALSERLTRLARVTGELVDADTVEGVCKAVVTHGAEAVGADVASMTLLGDDRRTVRLMALSGGLAGDEETWRTFPLSVRTPSAEAIRTGTRLVVTGPQAITRRFADMPDRGAETVVALPLSAAGSVIGAIGLVFAHARHLEDAEIELLDILASACAQSVGRIIAQEDAGRQTAKLAFLAEAATELASSLDYQVTLTNVARLAVPTFADWCAIDVVDDGRLRRLAVAHVDPAKVELAHRLAEQYPPDPEGPHGAWQVMRTGRSELIPEITDEMLTAGAVDEEHAAIARALHLRSAVTVPLVARDRVLGVITWVTAESERHFTLDDLVLAEQLAKRAAVSLDNAELHSQTLAAAVELQRAVLPDALAASPRWELGHHYSPAGRTEVGGDFYDVVELDDGRLVMFIGDVMGRGVGAAAAMAQVRAAVRAYAALDPRPALVMARLDAMFEHYGSEQLVTLLYLVADPHTDTVTIANAGHPPPVLLRSDGSAHQLASADGPPLGVGAPTRAEEHVGFRAGDAIIAFTDGLIERRSEDITDGQDRLTTAGVALAGLPLADLVPTLVGQVSDPSRDDDVAVLAARRLV from the coding sequence GTGATCGGCCCCGACGGCCCAACGGCCCTGTCCGAACGGTTGACCCGCCTTGCGCGCGTCACCGGCGAGCTCGTCGACGCCGACACCGTCGAAGGGGTCTGCAAGGCCGTCGTCACGCACGGCGCCGAGGCCGTCGGCGCGGACGTCGCGTCGATGACCCTCCTCGGCGACGACCGGCGGACCGTGCGGCTCATGGCCCTCAGCGGTGGCCTCGCAGGTGACGAGGAGACGTGGCGCACCTTCCCGCTCAGCGTGCGGACGCCGTCGGCCGAGGCCATCCGCACCGGCACTCGTCTGGTCGTCACCGGTCCGCAGGCGATCACCCGACGCTTCGCCGACATGCCCGACCGCGGGGCCGAGACCGTCGTGGCCCTGCCGCTGAGCGCGGCCGGCTCCGTGATCGGTGCCATCGGCCTGGTCTTCGCGCACGCGCGCCACCTCGAGGACGCCGAGATCGAGCTCCTCGACATCCTGGCCAGCGCCTGCGCGCAGAGCGTCGGCCGGATCATCGCGCAGGAGGACGCCGGCCGCCAGACTGCCAAGCTCGCGTTCCTGGCGGAGGCGGCCACGGAGCTGGCCAGCAGCCTGGACTACCAGGTCACCCTCACCAACGTCGCTCGCCTGGCCGTGCCCACGTTCGCCGACTGGTGCGCGATCGACGTCGTCGACGACGGCCGGCTGCGCCGGCTCGCCGTGGCCCACGTCGATCCCGCGAAGGTCGAGCTCGCGCACCGGCTCGCCGAGCAGTACCCCCCGGACCCGGAGGGGCCGCACGGCGCCTGGCAGGTCATGCGGACCGGGCGCAGCGAGCTCATCCCCGAGATCACCGACGAGATGCTCACGGCTGGAGCCGTCGACGAGGAGCATGCGGCGATCGCTCGCGCCCTCCACCTCCGCAGCGCCGTCACGGTGCCGCTCGTGGCACGCGACCGCGTGCTCGGCGTGATCACGTGGGTGACGGCCGAGTCGGAGCGTCACTTCACCCTCGACGACCTCGTGCTGGCCGAGCAGCTCGCGAAGCGGGCGGCGGTTTCCCTGGACAACGCCGAGCTCCACAGCCAGACGCTCGCTGCCGCGGTGGAGCTCCAGCGAGCCGTCCTGCCCGACGCGCTGGCAGCGTCACCGAGGTGGGAGCTGGGGCACCACTACAGCCCCGCGGGCCGCACCGAGGTCGGCGGCGACTTCTACGACGTCGTCGAGCTGGACGACGGCCGCCTGGTGATGTTCATCGGCGACGTCATGGGCCGCGGCGTGGGCGCCGCCGCGGCCATGGCACAGGTCCGCGCCGCGGTCCGGGCGTACGCCGCGCTGGATCCACGCCCGGCGCTGGTCATGGCGCGACTCGACGCGATGTTCGAGCACTACGGCTCCGAGCAGCTCGTCACCCTCCTGTACCTGGTCGCCGACCCGCACACCGACACCGTGACGATCGCGAACGCCGGTCACCCGCCGCCGGTCCTGCTGCGGTCGGACGGCTCTGCGCACCAGCTCGCGTCGGCGGACGGCCCGCCCCTCGGCGTCGGAGCCCCGACCCGGGCCGAGGAGCACGTCGGCTTCCGAGCCGGCGACGCGATCATCGCCTTCACCGACGGGCTCATCGAGCGCCGCAGTGAGGACATCACCGACGGTCAGGACCGGTTGACCACTGCCGGCGTCGCCCTGGCCGGCCTCCCCCTGGCCGACCTCGTCCCGACGCTGGTCGGGCAGGTGAGCGACCCGTCGCGTGACGACGACGTCGCCGTCCTCGCCGCGCGACGACTGGTCTGA